A DNA window from Zingiber officinale cultivar Zhangliang chromosome 3A, Zo_v1.1, whole genome shotgun sequence contains the following coding sequences:
- the LOC122051812 gene encoding UDP-glucuronic acid decarboxylase 2-like: MALELTYRGHDAQPLDDAGKYIHKPEKRLVCLSRSLRYFLHEQRPLFVLLGMTLASLLFSFFPRASPVAGGGFRMEITDPKGWRLTEPHHLTSYGGQNYHRFVIDTAGRGSVGGKVPLGLKRKGLRIVVTGGAGFVGSHLVDRLIARGDSVIVVDNFFTGRKENVMHHFGNPNFELIRHDVVEPILLEVDQIYHLACPASPVHYKFNPVKTIKTNVVGTLNMLGLAKRVGARFLLTSTSEVYGDPLQHPQVETYWGNVNPIGVRSCYDEGKRTAETLTMDYHRGAQVEVRIARIFNTYGPRMCIDDGRVVSNFVAQALRKEPLTVYGDGKQTRSFQYVSDLVEGLMRLMEGEHIGPFNLGNPGEFTMLELANVVQETIDPNAKIEFRPNTEDDPHKRKPDITRAKELLGWEPKISLRQGLPLMVSDFQKRIFDDQSDATTASGTGTTNGSG, translated from the exons ATGGCCTTGGAGCTCACCTACCGCGGCCACGATGCGCAACCACTGGACGATGCCGGGAAGTACATCCACAAGCCGGAGAAGCGCCTCGTCTGTCTCTCCCGCTCGCTTCGTTACTTCCTCCATGAGCAGCGCCCCCTTTTCGTCTTATTGGGTATGACCCTCGCCTCTCTCTTATTCTCATTCTTCCCACGCGCCTCCCCCGTCGCCGGCGGTGGCTTCCGCATGGAAATTACGGATCCGAAAGGCTGGAGATTGACGGAGCCCCACCATTTGACTTCCTACGGCGGGCAAAATTACCACCGGTTCGTGATCGATACTGCGGGGAGGGGATCCGTCGGGGGGAAAGTCCCGCTGGGGCTGAAGCGGAAGGGGCTGCGGATCGTGGTGACCGGCGGGGCCGGGTTCGTTGGAAGCCACCTCGTGGACCGCCTGATCGCGCGGGGGGACAGCGTGATTGTGGTGGACAATTTCTTCACAGGGCGGAAGGAGAATGTTATGCACCATTTTGGGAACCCCAACTTCGAGCTCATTCGCCATGACGTCGTCGAGCCGATCCTGCTCGAGGTGGACCAGATCTACCACCTCGCCTGCCCCGCATCTCCCGTGCATTACAAGTTCAATCCCGTCAAGACGAtc AAGACCAACGTGGTAGGAACCTTGAACATGCTTGGCCTGGCCAAGAGAGTAGGTGCTAGATTCCTCCTCACCAGCACTAGCGAGGTCTATGGCGACCCCCTGCAACACCCTCAAGTGGAGACCTACTGGGGCAATGTGAACCCCATTG GTGTTAGAAGCTGCTATGATGAGGGCAAGCGAACAGCTGAGACATTGACCATGGACTACCACCGCGGTGCTCAAGTCGAG GTGAGAATTGCTCGGATCTTTAACACTTACGGACCTAGGATGTGCATAGATGATGGTCGAGTCGTCAGTAACTTCGTAGCCCAG GCCCTGAGGAAGGAGCCATTGACAGTTTATGGGGACGGGAAGCAAACTAGGAGCTTCCAATACGTATCTGATCTG GTGGAGGGCCTGATGAGGCTTATGGAAGGTGAGCACATTGGTCCCTTCAACTTGGGCAACCCTGGTGAGTTCACGATGCTTGAGCTGGCGAACGTGGTGCAGGAAACAATTGATCCCAATGCAAAGATTGAGTTCCGTCCTAACACAGAGGATGACCCCCACAAGCGCAAGCCCGACATCACCCGTGCCAAGGAATTGCTCGGCTGGGAGCCCAAGATCTCCCTCCGGCAGGGTCTCCCACTCATGGTGTCTGACTTTCAAAAACGCATTTTTGACGACCAATCAGATGCCACTACTGCATCTGGCACTGGCACTACCAATGGCTCAGGTTAA